In Rana temporaria chromosome 3, aRanTem1.1, whole genome shotgun sequence, a single window of DNA contains:
- the GTSE1 gene encoding G2 and S phase-expressed protein 1 isoform X2, whose translation MDAGNFTFLEDEKFDFDVSLSPSSAKDTEDCEDEVFIGPVKHKEKCVSASIQLHESDKAPLPDDQGVWSPLSGDKFVEIFKEAHLLALQLECSASDDKKEPLQTVPNPVVEKFVQESKSKLKLFDTLNGVNKTPIAIKRETYCIQDSPLHQLPPSVQQQIVGPNTDAQRSQSLTSPKAAKVVKCLLVSPLAQKAKAPQVKSTVSSLGIGKMVSRLQPIKANSAQSNKNSLTVEKPKAVKKPSPVGRKNLSSMGSIEDLVSGNSSIASDISDSSFNSSAGQSKRTLTYQNKLPLGKTQFKTPSAAPSLRKNTSSSSSSHSSVNTSLNSSSSSPPAASAKRNASLNTSLSTSINGSRLKPNMNKLVRPLGGIGSTLKMASSDVNNRLKPNAVAKTNGNKPASVSMAQPHTPAGKFQRQTSAPNLLRLLPPAKPESGVKMSTKPQARIMPTPTSRLKPPQKSEGLSPEGTTRRSLKPTRLLSCGEIGSAIVQSTPMGAAKGMNSSFIGRCISATPSSKRTSALPTPVSRRTSGILTTPRTVPRAIPSFRPTPAFQTSSKSSKKLIVGSECEQTKPKLSCSPISPTEDHIAAEICCSLNFSPENKSEKQQAVTIPQRTEVLLIDIEVEKANTKIRKQVSIENDSQPLIDLSNTPDQNKQPILLKPTHVTQLIDFGSPLIKLSPAANKENMDSPLLKF comes from the exons ATGGATGCTGGCA atttcacATTTCTGGAGGATGAGAAGTTTGACTTTGATGTTTCCCTATCTCCTTCAAG TGCTAAAGACACTGAAGATTGTGAAGATGAAGTGTTCATTGGGCCAGTTAAACACAAAGAAAAATGTGTTAGTGCATCTATACAGTTGCATGAATCGGATAAAGCGCCTCTTCCCGATGATCAAGGTGTCTGGAGTCCTCTAAGTGGTGATAAATTTGTCGAAATCTTCAAAGAAGCTCACTTACTGGCACTACAGCTGGAATGTTCTGCAAGTGATGACAAAAAAGAGCCACTGCAGACTGTCCCAAACCCAGTTGTGGAAAAATTTGTACAGGAATCCAAGTCGAAACTAAAACTTTTTGATACACTTAATGGAGTCAATAAAACACCAATTGCCATTAAAAGAGAGACTTATTGTATACAAGATAGCCCACTCCACCAACTTCCGCCATCGGTCCAACAGCAGATTGTCGGGCCTAATACGGATGCTCAAAGGTCTCAAAGCCTGACAAGCCCCAAAGCAGCAAAAGTAGTGAAATGTTTGTTGGTCTCTCCTCTTGCACAGAAAGCAAAGGCTCCTCAGGTGAAAAGTACGGTTTCATCGCTAGGCATCGGTAAAATGGTTAGCAGACTGCAACCTATAAAGGCAAATTCTGCACAATCAAACAAGAACAGTCTAACTGTGGAAAAG ccAAAAGCTGTTAAAAAACCAAGTCCAGTGGGAAGGAAAAATCTGAGCAGCATGGGTTCTATAGAAGACTTGGTTTCTGGAAATTCTAGCATTGCATCTGATATCAGTGACTCTTCTTTCAACAGCTCTGCAGGGCAGAGCAAAAGGACTCTGACTTATCAGAACAAG ctTCCTTTAGGCAAAACACAGTTTAAAACCCCATCAGCTGCTCCAAGTCTCAGGAAGAATACCTCATCTTCATCATCTTCCCATTCCAGTGTAAACACTAGCTTGAATTCCAGTTCGTCCTCTCCACCTGCTGCCAGTG CTAAACGAAATGCATCTCTTAACACATCCCTGAGCACCTCAATAAACGGCTCAAGACTGAAGCCAAATATGAACAAACTTGTACGTCCTCTTGGTGGGATAGGATCTACATTAAAGATGGCCAGTTCAGATGTAAACAACCGTCTTAAACCAAATGCAGTGGCAAAAACAAATGGTAACAAACCCGCATCAGTGTCTATGGCCCAGCCACACACTCCAGCTGGCAAATTTCAAAGGCAGACTTCTGCACCTAATCTACTTAGACTGCTTCCTCCTGCTAAACCTGAAAGTGGTGTAAAAATGTCCACAAAGCCGCAGGCAAGAATAATGCCTACCCCAACAAGCAGACTAAAGCCACCACAAAAGTCAGAGG GGCTGTCGCCTGAAGGCACAACAAGACGATCTCTAAAGCCAACACGATTACTTTCATGTGGGGAAATTGGAAG tgccATTGTACAAAGCACTCCTATGGGAGCTGCTAAAGGAATGAACTCCAGTTTCATAGGAAGATGTATTTCAGCAACTCCCAGTTCAAAACGTACATCTGCTTTGCCTACACCAGTTAGTCGCAGAACATCAGGAATTTTAACAACTCCAAGGACTGTCCCAAGAGCTATTCCATCTTTCCGACCTACACCAGCTTTTCAGACTTCTAGCAAGTCATCCAAGAAGTTAATTGTTGG ATCGGAGTGTGAGCAAACCAAGCCCAAGCTCTCTTGCAGTCCAATTTCTCCTACTGAAGACCATATTGCTGCAGAAATTTGTTGTTCCTTAAACTTCTCTCCTGAAAATAAATCTGAGAAGCAACAAGCTGTGACAATCCCACAGCGCACCGAG gtTTTATTAATTGATATTGAGGTGGAAAAAGCTAATACTAAAATACGGAAGCAAGTGTCGATTGAAAATGACAGTCAACCTCTAATTGATCTTTCAAATACCCCTGACCAGAACAAGCAACCTATCCTACTGAAACCAACACATGTTACCCAG
- the GTSE1 gene encoding G2 and S phase-expressed protein 1 isoform X3 produces the protein MDAGNFTFLEDEKFDFDVSLSPSSAKDTEDCEDEVFIGPVKHKEKCVSASIQLHESDKAPLPDDQGVWSPLSGDKFVEIFKEAHLLALQLECSASDDKKEPLQTVPNPVVEKFVQESKSKLKLFDTLNGVNKTPIAIKRETYCIQDSPLHQLPPSVQQQIVGPNTDAQRSQSLTSPKAAKVVKCLLVSPLAQKAKAPQVKSTVSSLGIGKMVSRLQPIKANSAQSNKNSLTVEKLPLGKTQFKTPSAAPSLRKNTSSSSSSHSSVNTSLNSSSSSPPAASAKRNASLNTSLSTSINGSRLKPNMNKLVRPLGGIGSTLKMASSDVNNRLKPNAVAKTNGNKPASVSMAQPHTPAGKFQRQTSAPNLLRLLPPAKPESGVKMSTKPQARIMPTPTSRLKPPQKSEGLSPEGTTRRSLKPTRLLSCGEIGSAIVQSTPMGAAKGMNSSFIGRCISATPSSKRTSALPTPVSRRTSGILTTPRTVPRAIPSFRPTPAFQTSSKSSKKLIVGSECEQTKPKLSCSPISPTEDHIAAEICCSLNFSPENKSEKQQAVTIPQRTEVMHFQVLLIDIEVEKANTKIRKQVSIENDSQPLIDLSNTPDQNKQPILLKPTHVTQLIDFGSPLIKLSPAANKENMDSPLLKF, from the exons ATGGATGCTGGCA atttcacATTTCTGGAGGATGAGAAGTTTGACTTTGATGTTTCCCTATCTCCTTCAAG TGCTAAAGACACTGAAGATTGTGAAGATGAAGTGTTCATTGGGCCAGTTAAACACAAAGAAAAATGTGTTAGTGCATCTATACAGTTGCATGAATCGGATAAAGCGCCTCTTCCCGATGATCAAGGTGTCTGGAGTCCTCTAAGTGGTGATAAATTTGTCGAAATCTTCAAAGAAGCTCACTTACTGGCACTACAGCTGGAATGTTCTGCAAGTGATGACAAAAAAGAGCCACTGCAGACTGTCCCAAACCCAGTTGTGGAAAAATTTGTACAGGAATCCAAGTCGAAACTAAAACTTTTTGATACACTTAATGGAGTCAATAAAACACCAATTGCCATTAAAAGAGAGACTTATTGTATACAAGATAGCCCACTCCACCAACTTCCGCCATCGGTCCAACAGCAGATTGTCGGGCCTAATACGGATGCTCAAAGGTCTCAAAGCCTGACAAGCCCCAAAGCAGCAAAAGTAGTGAAATGTTTGTTGGTCTCTCCTCTTGCACAGAAAGCAAAGGCTCCTCAGGTGAAAAGTACGGTTTCATCGCTAGGCATCGGTAAAATGGTTAGCAGACTGCAACCTATAAAGGCAAATTCTGCACAATCAAACAAGAACAGTCTAACTGTGGAAAAG ctTCCTTTAGGCAAAACACAGTTTAAAACCCCATCAGCTGCTCCAAGTCTCAGGAAGAATACCTCATCTTCATCATCTTCCCATTCCAGTGTAAACACTAGCTTGAATTCCAGTTCGTCCTCTCCACCTGCTGCCAGTG CTAAACGAAATGCATCTCTTAACACATCCCTGAGCACCTCAATAAACGGCTCAAGACTGAAGCCAAATATGAACAAACTTGTACGTCCTCTTGGTGGGATAGGATCTACATTAAAGATGGCCAGTTCAGATGTAAACAACCGTCTTAAACCAAATGCAGTGGCAAAAACAAATGGTAACAAACCCGCATCAGTGTCTATGGCCCAGCCACACACTCCAGCTGGCAAATTTCAAAGGCAGACTTCTGCACCTAATCTACTTAGACTGCTTCCTCCTGCTAAACCTGAAAGTGGTGTAAAAATGTCCACAAAGCCGCAGGCAAGAATAATGCCTACCCCAACAAGCAGACTAAAGCCACCACAAAAGTCAGAGG GGCTGTCGCCTGAAGGCACAACAAGACGATCTCTAAAGCCAACACGATTACTTTCATGTGGGGAAATTGGAAG tgccATTGTACAAAGCACTCCTATGGGAGCTGCTAAAGGAATGAACTCCAGTTTCATAGGAAGATGTATTTCAGCAACTCCCAGTTCAAAACGTACATCTGCTTTGCCTACACCAGTTAGTCGCAGAACATCAGGAATTTTAACAACTCCAAGGACTGTCCCAAGAGCTATTCCATCTTTCCGACCTACACCAGCTTTTCAGACTTCTAGCAAGTCATCCAAGAAGTTAATTGTTGG ATCGGAGTGTGAGCAAACCAAGCCCAAGCTCTCTTGCAGTCCAATTTCTCCTACTGAAGACCATATTGCTGCAGAAATTTGTTGTTCCTTAAACTTCTCTCCTGAAAATAAATCTGAGAAGCAACAAGCTGTGACAATCCCACAGCGCACCGAGGTAATGCATTTTCAG gtTTTATTAATTGATATTGAGGTGGAAAAAGCTAATACTAAAATACGGAAGCAAGTGTCGATTGAAAATGACAGTCAACCTCTAATTGATCTTTCAAATACCCCTGACCAGAACAAGCAACCTATCCTACTGAAACCAACACATGTTACCCAG
- the GTSE1 gene encoding G2 and S phase-expressed protein 1 isoform X1: MDAGNFTFLEDEKFDFDVSLSPSSAKDTEDCEDEVFIGPVKHKEKCVSASIQLHESDKAPLPDDQGVWSPLSGDKFVEIFKEAHLLALQLECSASDDKKEPLQTVPNPVVEKFVQESKSKLKLFDTLNGVNKTPIAIKRETYCIQDSPLHQLPPSVQQQIVGPNTDAQRSQSLTSPKAAKVVKCLLVSPLAQKAKAPQVKSTVSSLGIGKMVSRLQPIKANSAQSNKNSLTVEKPKAVKKPSPVGRKNLSSMGSIEDLVSGNSSIASDISDSSFNSSAGQSKRTLTYQNKLPLGKTQFKTPSAAPSLRKNTSSSSSSHSSVNTSLNSSSSSPPAASAKRNASLNTSLSTSINGSRLKPNMNKLVRPLGGIGSTLKMASSDVNNRLKPNAVAKTNGNKPASVSMAQPHTPAGKFQRQTSAPNLLRLLPPAKPESGVKMSTKPQARIMPTPTSRLKPPQKSEGLSPEGTTRRSLKPTRLLSCGEIGSAIVQSTPMGAAKGMNSSFIGRCISATPSSKRTSALPTPVSRRTSGILTTPRTVPRAIPSFRPTPAFQTSSKSSKKLIVGSECEQTKPKLSCSPISPTEDHIAAEICCSLNFSPENKSEKQQAVTIPQRTEVMHFQVLLIDIEVEKANTKIRKQVSIENDSQPLIDLSNTPDQNKQPILLKPTHVTQLIDFGSPLIKLSPAANKENMDSPLLKF; the protein is encoded by the exons ATGGATGCTGGCA atttcacATTTCTGGAGGATGAGAAGTTTGACTTTGATGTTTCCCTATCTCCTTCAAG TGCTAAAGACACTGAAGATTGTGAAGATGAAGTGTTCATTGGGCCAGTTAAACACAAAGAAAAATGTGTTAGTGCATCTATACAGTTGCATGAATCGGATAAAGCGCCTCTTCCCGATGATCAAGGTGTCTGGAGTCCTCTAAGTGGTGATAAATTTGTCGAAATCTTCAAAGAAGCTCACTTACTGGCACTACAGCTGGAATGTTCTGCAAGTGATGACAAAAAAGAGCCACTGCAGACTGTCCCAAACCCAGTTGTGGAAAAATTTGTACAGGAATCCAAGTCGAAACTAAAACTTTTTGATACACTTAATGGAGTCAATAAAACACCAATTGCCATTAAAAGAGAGACTTATTGTATACAAGATAGCCCACTCCACCAACTTCCGCCATCGGTCCAACAGCAGATTGTCGGGCCTAATACGGATGCTCAAAGGTCTCAAAGCCTGACAAGCCCCAAAGCAGCAAAAGTAGTGAAATGTTTGTTGGTCTCTCCTCTTGCACAGAAAGCAAAGGCTCCTCAGGTGAAAAGTACGGTTTCATCGCTAGGCATCGGTAAAATGGTTAGCAGACTGCAACCTATAAAGGCAAATTCTGCACAATCAAACAAGAACAGTCTAACTGTGGAAAAG ccAAAAGCTGTTAAAAAACCAAGTCCAGTGGGAAGGAAAAATCTGAGCAGCATGGGTTCTATAGAAGACTTGGTTTCTGGAAATTCTAGCATTGCATCTGATATCAGTGACTCTTCTTTCAACAGCTCTGCAGGGCAGAGCAAAAGGACTCTGACTTATCAGAACAAG ctTCCTTTAGGCAAAACACAGTTTAAAACCCCATCAGCTGCTCCAAGTCTCAGGAAGAATACCTCATCTTCATCATCTTCCCATTCCAGTGTAAACACTAGCTTGAATTCCAGTTCGTCCTCTCCACCTGCTGCCAGTG CTAAACGAAATGCATCTCTTAACACATCCCTGAGCACCTCAATAAACGGCTCAAGACTGAAGCCAAATATGAACAAACTTGTACGTCCTCTTGGTGGGATAGGATCTACATTAAAGATGGCCAGTTCAGATGTAAACAACCGTCTTAAACCAAATGCAGTGGCAAAAACAAATGGTAACAAACCCGCATCAGTGTCTATGGCCCAGCCACACACTCCAGCTGGCAAATTTCAAAGGCAGACTTCTGCACCTAATCTACTTAGACTGCTTCCTCCTGCTAAACCTGAAAGTGGTGTAAAAATGTCCACAAAGCCGCAGGCAAGAATAATGCCTACCCCAACAAGCAGACTAAAGCCACCACAAAAGTCAGAGG GGCTGTCGCCTGAAGGCACAACAAGACGATCTCTAAAGCCAACACGATTACTTTCATGTGGGGAAATTGGAAG tgccATTGTACAAAGCACTCCTATGGGAGCTGCTAAAGGAATGAACTCCAGTTTCATAGGAAGATGTATTTCAGCAACTCCCAGTTCAAAACGTACATCTGCTTTGCCTACACCAGTTAGTCGCAGAACATCAGGAATTTTAACAACTCCAAGGACTGTCCCAAGAGCTATTCCATCTTTCCGACCTACACCAGCTTTTCAGACTTCTAGCAAGTCATCCAAGAAGTTAATTGTTGG ATCGGAGTGTGAGCAAACCAAGCCCAAGCTCTCTTGCAGTCCAATTTCTCCTACTGAAGACCATATTGCTGCAGAAATTTGTTGTTCCTTAAACTTCTCTCCTGAAAATAAATCTGAGAAGCAACAAGCTGTGACAATCCCACAGCGCACCGAGGTAATGCATTTTCAG gtTTTATTAATTGATATTGAGGTGGAAAAAGCTAATACTAAAATACGGAAGCAAGTGTCGATTGAAAATGACAGTCAACCTCTAATTGATCTTTCAAATACCCCTGACCAGAACAAGCAACCTATCCTACTGAAACCAACACATGTTACCCAG